From a region of the Brachyhypopomus gauderio isolate BG-103 unplaced genomic scaffold, BGAUD_0.2 sc92, whole genome shotgun sequence genome:
- the LOC143494205 gene encoding uncharacterized protein LOC143494205 — MAALLIWVEKNVSRTDVECVWKRAKTPKTDEIAAKRVSEMAPSTSRAGIKRPVTQHDKEWALASLSQLGRFTGMGWILSSEPPQTSLPIKTFDGLVSSPGYGQAEDKALYVLSSLAVTTEEKQQIEGATVGQAKNPLWSAYRKKRITASNFGLVLAAVQRKSNPPSLFKTLLGQYNLKEGSKACDWGILHESRAKQQYTADAGVVIQERGLFLSDSGLLGGSPDGTVSDDCIIEVKCPWSARTKTVQQAAESKRDFFLELDEETSSLKLKQTHHYWHQIQGNLHLTKANCCHLLVWTPLDLVILPVLKDLTWVLNIDILEHFYKDIFLPHILS, encoded by the exons ATGGCAGCCTTGTTGATTTGGGTGGAGAAAAACGTGTCCCGCACCGATGTGGAATGCGTGTGGAAAAGGGCGAAGACACCGAAAACGGACGAAATTGCAGCCAAGAGAGTATCTGAGATGGCCCCATCCACATCACGAG CTGGAATCAAAAGACCTGTCACACAACATGACAAGGAATGGGCCCTGGCATCTTTGTCACAGCTTGGGCGTTTTACTGGAATGGGGTGGATTTTGAGTTCTGAACCGCCTCAG ACATCTCTCCCCATCAAGACATTTGATGGGCTAGTGAGCAGCCCAGGTTATGGCCAGGCTGAGGACAAGGCTCTTTATGTGCTATCATCACTCGCCGTCACCACTGAGGAGAAGCAACAGATTGAGGGAGCTACAGTTGGGCAAGCAAAGAACCCATTATG GTCAGCATATCGCAAGAAACGAATCACGGCAAGCAATTTTGGTTTGGTCTTGGCAGCAGTTCAGCGGAAATCTAACcccccttccttattcaaaacactgcttggccagTACAACCTCAAAGAAGGATCTAAA GCATGTGATTGGGGAATCCTACATGAGTCGCGGGCAAAGCAGCAGTACACAGCGGACGCTGGTGTGGTGATCCAGGAGAGGGGATTGTTCCTGTCTGACAGTGGTCTACTTGGTGGATCTCCAGATGGGACAGTGTCTGATGACTGCATCATTGAGGTGAAATGCCCATGGTCCGCCAGAACTAAGACTGTCCAGCAGGCagcagagagtaagagagacttTTTTCTAGAGCTGGATGAAGAGACAAGTTCCCTCAAACTAAAACAAACTCACCACTATTGGCATCAGATCCAAGGCAACCTACATCTGACCAAAGCTAACTGTTGTCATCTACTTGTATGGACTCCTCTTGACCTGGTCATTCTCCCAGTGCTCAAAGACCTAACATGGGTGCTTAACATTGACATTCTCGAACATTTTTATAAGGATATTTTCCTACCACACATTCTAAGTTAA